Proteins from one Coregonus clupeaformis isolate EN_2021a chromosome 29, ASM2061545v1, whole genome shotgun sequence genomic window:
- the LOC121545202 gene encoding ATP-binding cassette sub-family B member 6-like isoform X2, with protein sequence MRYLGTGTLFFLGLKAPGLPQRPYMLLINEDEHDVEGGTGQPLLGGAEESQSTWQGFGQKVRLLVPYMWPRGNVLLQGLVLLCLCLLGVERVINVFVPIYYKNIVNELTDGSSWKTLVTTVCLYVLLKFLQGGGAGASGFISNIRSFLWIRVQQYTNRVVQVRLFGHLHSLSMRWHLGRRTGDVLRSIDRGTASINSLLSYIVFSIFPTIADIVISIIYFITYFNAWFGLIVFVCMFLYLTLTIIITEWRTKYRRDMNTQDNNAKSKAVDSLLNFETVKYYNAENYEVNRFEDAILKYQISEWKTQASLAFLNQTQNLIIGSGLLTGSLLCAYFVQEGKFKLGDFILFGTYIIQLYTPLNWFGTYYRIIQKSFIDMESMFKLFAEEEEVKDVVNAGNLLYKLGKVEFENVYFNYIDGKEILKDVSFTVQPGHTVALVGQSGCGKSTILRLLFRFYDVQGGCIRIDGQDISKVKQVSLRAHIGVVPQDTVLFNDNIRDNIRYGRVSASDHEVEEAAIAADIHEKIQTFPEGYDTQVGERGLKLSGGEKQRVAIARTILKAPQIILLDEATSALDTQTERNIQASLTRVCSNRTTIVVAHRLSTIIGADQILVLSDGQIAERGRHDELLAKGGLYCDMWMKQQQAQDSDSASDTEAKDRKSEKLQPPSATEGH encoded by the exons ATGCGCTACCTCGGCACAGGAACACTCTTCTTCCTGGGCCTGAAGGCTCCGGGGTTGCCACAGAGACCATACATGCTCCTGATCAACGAGGACGAACATGATGTGGAGGGCGGCACTGGCCAG CCCCTGTTGGGTGGTGCGGAGGAGTCCCAGTCTACCTGGCAGGGGTTTGGGCAGAAGGTGCGTCTGCTGGTGCCCTACATGTGGCCCCGGGGCAATGTTCTACTACAGGGCCTGGTCTTGCTCTGCCTGTGCCTGCTTGGCGTGGAGAGGGTCATCAACGTCTTTGTGCCCATCTACTACAAGAACATCG TGAATGAGCTGACTGATGGAAGCAGCTGGAAGACCTTGGTCACCACTGTGTGTCTCTACGTCCTGCTCAAGTTCCTGCAAGGTGGAGGGGCAG GTGCCTCCGGCTTCATCAGTAACATACGCTCCTTCCTGTGGATCCGCGTGCAGCAGTACACCAACCGGGTGGTGCAGGTGCGTCTGTTCGGCCACCTGCACTCGCTGTCGATGCGCTGGCACCTGGGCCGGCGCACCGGGGACGTCCTGCGCAGCATCGACCGCGGCACCGCCTCCATCAACAGCCTGCTCAG ctaCATTGTATTCAGCATCTTCCCCACCATCGCAGATATCGTCATCTCCATCATCTACTTCATCACCTACTTCAACGCCTGGTTCGGACTCATCGTATTCGTCTGCATGTTCCTCTACCTCA CCCTTACCATCATCATCACGGAATGGAGGACTAAGTACAGGCGAGACATGAACACCCAGGACAACAACGCCAAGTCCAAGGCAGTGGACTCCCTGCTCAACTTTGAGACG GTGAAGTACTACAACGCAGAAAATTATGAAGTGAACCGTTTTGAGGACGCCATCCTGAAGTATCAG ATCTCAGAATGGAAGACCCAAGCCTCTCTGGCCTTCCTGAACCAGACCCAGAACCTGATCATCGGCTCAGGCCTACTGACAGGCTCACTGCTCTGTGCCTACTTTGTCCAGGAGGGCAAGTTTAAG CTAGGAGACTTTATCCTCTTTGGCACCTACATCATTCAGCTCTACACCCCTCTCAACTGGTTTGGAACCTACTACAG AATAATCCAGAAGTCCTTCATCGACATGGAGAGCATGTTTAAGCTCTTTGCCGAGGAAGAGGAG GTGAAGGACGTGGTGAATGCAGGGAACCTTCTCTATAAACTGGGAAAAGTGGAGTTTGAGAATGTGTACTTTAACTACATTGACGG GAAGGAGATTCTTAAGGACGTATCATTCACTGTGCAGCCAGGCCATACTGTTGCATTG GTTGGCCAGTCAGGGTGCGGTAAGAGCACCATCCTTCGCCTGCTCTTCCGTTTCTATGACGTCCAGGGGGGATGCATCCGCATCGATGGCCAGGACATCTCTAAG GTGAAGCAGGTGTCTCTGCGTGCCCACATCGGCGTGGTGCCCCAGGACACGGTCCTCTTCAACGACAACATCCGCGACAACATCCGCTACGGGCGCGTCTCCGCCAGCGACCACGAAGTGGAGGAGGCGGCTATCGCCGCAGACATTCATGAGAAGATCCAGACGTTCCCAGAAG GATATGACACCCAGGTGGGCGAGAGGGGTCTGAAGCTGAGCGGGGGGGAGAAGCAGAGGGTGGCTATCGCCCGGACTATCCTCAAGGCCCCTCAGATCATCCTGCTGGATGAG GCCACATCTGCTCTAGACACACAGACCGAGCGCAACATTCAGGCATCGCTCACCAGAGTGTGCTCCAATCGGACCACCATCGTCGTGGCTCACAG GTTGTCGACCATCATCGGTGCCGACCAGATTCTTGTTCTAAGTGACGGTCAGATTGCAGAGCGAGGACG GCATGATGAGCTGCTGGCTAAGGGAGGGTTGTACTGTGACATGTGGATGAAGCAGCAACAGGCCCAGGACTCGGACTCAGCCTCTGACACAGAAGCCAAAGACAGGAAGTCTGAGAAACTACAGCCCCCATCAGCCACTGAAGGCCACTGA
- the cnppd1 gene encoding protein CNPPD1, translating into MDFNELFSERTFQFSDFQEFTFLPGHQKLSERVRKRLYYGLDQDGSLDSLSCPVTDIAVEFLQKSAPSPIRKLHKKYAAHVAREACISPCAMMLALVYIERLRHRNPEYLRKISSSDLFLISMMVASKYLYDEGEDEEVFNDEWGAAGKLDVQTVNTLEMNFLDAIEWSLFTEPGDYFGILDQLETSIAVKQGMKRGWFTYTDLCVLLEQAAWRQALTALYLRFAKVTCMLGLVYLTSVAGLIATSAVLQQLSLPRSSQPLAPVSQVHLPSSSLSPTPPPVQLPVPETPSPASDLPRCCVLGNDSHNRRPGTLHTHDDHNHGSPTSSQTSILCLWGSLLTSRGHTDPDPQPDTEPALSASSLHFPGCPVTVGSLPPGSIQCGPRNTSAPLLEPGHPGHPAAPWLAPSPLLYGAAPMFLDSCLNSMATLRVGPCCPQFMLPIEKAPSLLMPS; encoded by the exons ATGGATTTCAACGAATTGTTTAGTGAACGAACATTTCAATTTTCGGACTTTCAGGAGTTTACG TTTCTTCCTGGACATCAGAAACTGTCTGAGAGAGTACGGAAGCGATTGTACTATGGCCTGGACCAAGATGGCTCTCTAGATTCCCTTTCCTGTCCTGTTACAG ATATTGCTGTGGAATTCCTTCAGAAGTCTGCCCCTAGCCCAATTCGAAAACTGCACAAGAAATATGCTGCTCATGTCGCGAG GGAGGCGTGTATCTCTCCGTGTGCCATGATGCTGGCCCTGGTCTACATCGAAAGGTTACGACACAGGAACCCCGAATACCTGCGAAAGATCTCCTCCTCTGACCTCTTCCTTATCTCCATG ATGGTTGCCAGCAAATATTTGTACGACGAAGGGGAGGACGAGGAGGTGTTCAACGACGAGTGGGGGGCAGCTGGGAAACTGGACGTCCAGACTGTCAACACCCTGGAGATGAATTTCCTCGATGCCATT GAGTGGAGCCTCTTCACTGAGCCCGGGGACTACTTTGGCATACTGGATCAACTAGAAACCAG TATTGCAGTGAAGCAGGGGATGAAGCGAGGCTGGTTCACCTACACTGACCTCTGTGTGCTGCTGGAGCAGGCGGCGTGGCGACAGGCACTGACGGCCCTCTACCTGCGCTTTGCCAAG GTGACCTGCATGCTGGGGCTGGTGTATCTGACCAGTGTGGCGGGCCTTATTGCCACCAGCGCTGTGCTGCAGCAGCTCAGCCTCCCCAGGAGCAGCCAGCCCCTGGCCCCAGTCAGCCAAGTCCACCTGCCGAGCTCCAGCCTGTCtccaacaccaccaccagtccAGCTCCCAGTCCCAGAGACCCCCAGTCCAGCATCCGACCTCCCTCGCTGCTGCGTCTTGGGCAACGACAGTCACAACCGCCGGCCTGGCACTCTCCACACCCACGACGACCACAACCACGGCTCGCCAACCTCCTCCCAGACCTCTATACTGTGTCTATGGGGCTCTCTCCTCACCTCGCGGGGCCACACTGACCCAGACCCCCAGCCTGACACTGAACCAGCCTTGTCCGCCTCCTCCCTGCACTTCCCCGGTTGCCCAGTGACAGTGGGGAGCCTCCCTCCTGGCTCTATCCAGTGCGGCCCACGGAACACCTCTGCTCCACTACTTGAGCCTGGACACCCTGGACACCCCGCAGCACCGTGGCTGGccccttcccccctcctctaCGGAGCCGCCCCGATGTTCCTGGACTCCTGTCTGAATAGCATGGCAACCCTCCGTGTCGGACCCTGCTGCCCACAGTTCATGCTGCCCATCGAGAAAGCCCCATCTCTCCTCATGCCCAGCTAG